In one window of Sulfolobales archaeon DNA:
- a CDS encoding cyclase family protein has product MSIYFGNWRPRQGNILEEFLAEIQARGKPRFDWSRSIDWSRARVYDLSQPLGPNTPPFPTYPPFEIKWIKTVQEHGVNAQYIQTPFHIGTHMDGPLHFDTAGLDIASIPIEYWIGEGVIVDISDEVGDLDIYTSDMVERKLKSYNLSLKPFDILVIHTGYSRYAWYKSEANPVRYMLKHPGPMKEFADWLIKNKIRWTAVDAVSQDHPLNTVIRRVRPDIVAEFKKKFGRDVDEVMPWPENYQLMHTYLFPKGILHVENAGGDIDKVLNRRCLIAAFPDKIVGAEASFCRLVAICSD; this is encoded by the coding sequence ATGTCGATATACTTTGGTAATTGGAGGCCTAGGCAGGGGAATATTCTTGAGGAATTCTTAGCCGAGATCCAGGCTAGGGGGAAGCCTAGGTTTGACTGGAGCAGATCTATTGATTGGTCTAGAGCTAGGGTCTACGACCTCTCCCAGCCTCTAGGCCCTAATACTCCTCCATTTCCAACCTATCCTCCATTTGAGATCAAATGGATCAAGACTGTGCAGGAGCACGGGGTTAATGCCCAGTATATCCAGACACCATTCCACATTGGAACCCATATGGATGGACCTCTACACTTCGACACAGCCGGGCTTGATATAGCCTCTATACCGATTGAATATTGGATTGGGGAGGGGGTTATAGTTGATATAAGCGATGAGGTAGGGGATCTAGATATATATACCTCGGATATGGTGGAGAGGAAGCTAAAATCATATAACCTATCGCTCAAACCATTTGATATTCTAGTAATACATACAGGCTATAGTAGATATGCTTGGTATAAGTCTGAGGCTAATCCCGTGAGATATATGCTTAAACATCCAGGCCCTATGAAGGAGTTTGCTGACTGGCTTATCAAGAATAAAATTAGATGGACAGCTGTAGACGCTGTGTCACAGGATCACCCTCTCAACACAGTTATTAGAAGGGTTAGACCCGATATCGTGGCTGAGTTTAAGAAGAAATTTGGGAGGGATGTGGATGAGGTGATGCCATGGCCAGAGAATTATCAGCTGATGCACACATATCTCTTTCCAAAGGGTATACTCCATGTTGAGAATGCTGGTGGGGATATAGATAAGGTTCTCAATAGAAGGTGCTTGATAGCAGCATTCCCAGACAAGATAGTCGGTGCTGAGGCATCCTTCTGCAGGCTTGTGGCGATCTGCTCGGACTAG
- a CDS encoding 50S ribosomal protein L11 — MPRIRVVRVQVEGGKASPAPPLGPTLQQLGLDPARVVDDINRATKDYQGLQVRVDVIVDLDTMKYDLRIKLPTTTSLLLKAAGAESPSGDPAHKKVGDISLEKAIEIAILKKPELNAKSLKAAVKTILGTARSIGITVNGKDPKEVQAEIDRGLYDEIILKYEDKWRSR; from the coding sequence ATGCCGAGGATAAGGGTTGTGAGGGTTCAGGTGGAGGGTGGCAAGGCATCACCGGCACCTCCTCTTGGCCCTACTCTCCAGCAGCTGGGCCTAGATCCTGCGAGGGTTGTCGATGATATTAACAGGGCTACCAAGGATTATCAGGGGCTACAGGTTAGGGTTGATGTGATAGTGGATCTAGATACCATGAAATATGATCTTAGGATCAAGCTTCCAACCACTACAAGCCTTTTGCTGAAGGCGGCTGGTGCTGAGAGCCCCTCCGGAGATCCTGCTCATAAGAAGGTTGGCGATATAAGCCTTGAAAAGGCTATAGAGATAGCTATTCTTAAGAAGCCTGAGCTGAATGCTAAGAGCCTCAAAGCAGCTGTGAAGACTATTCTGGGGACTGCTAGGAGTATTGGGATTACCGTAAATGGTAAGGATCCTAAGGAGGTTCAGGCAGAGATAGATAGGGGGTTATATGATGAGATTATACTTAAATATGAGGATAAGTGGAGATCTCGGTAG
- a CDS encoding 50S ribosomal protein L1 — translation MPSKEILVERISEAIKLGKGRGFKQSVELVVVFKGIDPKSPKARFRDPVYLPKGLGKNPYICIIADGDTLIKARNAGADLVLSREELQKLSKKQAKAIASKCDWILVRTDLMGLAGRILGPALGPRGKAPIPLDPNADVASLLKYYRSVTRLRNKEQPFVSGIIGTEDMSPEDLAENALAVLGFIEGKIEQPLSTAAKKIIVKTTMGIPVEVPP, via the coding sequence ATGCCGTCAAAAGAGATCTTGGTTGAGAGGATCTCAGAGGCTATTAAGCTGGGGAAGGGTAGGGGATTCAAGCAGAGTGTAGAGCTAGTGGTGGTTTTCAAGGGTATAGATCCTAAGTCTCCGAAGGCTAGGTTCAGGGATCCTGTGTATCTTCCGAAGGGTCTCGGCAAGAATCCATATATATGTATTATAGCTGATGGAGATACCCTTATAAAGGCTCGAAACGCCGGTGCCGATCTAGTCCTATCTAGGGAGGAGCTTCAGAAGCTGAGTAAGAAGCAGGCTAAGGCTATAGCCTCTAAGTGTGATTGGATCCTAGTTAGAACAGATCTTATGGGCCTCGCTGGAAGGATCCTCGGGCCTGCCCTCGGCCCTAGGGGGAAGGCCCCAATACCCCTGGATCCAAATGCTGATGTGGCCTCGCTGCTGAAGTACTATAGATCTGTTACTAGGCTGAGAAATAAGGAGCAGCCATTCGTCTCAGGAATCATAGGTACTGAGGATATGAGCCCCGAGGATCTAGCTGAGAATGCTTTAGCCGTTCTAGGCTTTATAGAGGGGAAGATCGAGCAGCCTTTATCAACCGCTGCAAAGAAGATTATTGTGAAGACCACAATGGGCATTCCCGTGGAGGTGCCACCGTGA
- the rplJ gene encoding 50S ribosomal protein L10 translates to MKGRTRRLFEKALAEATREKPAKIRRSIEDKKSIAEEIKKILSESKSFVVVSATGLPGQQFLEIKKKIEAQGLIVKMIKGKIFVKAAESLGLKGIEKIAPLVSTPSIFIFSKTHNVFELGEIVKNTKAYRKAKPGDKADAEIVIPAGPTGIPPGPMISVFGRLKIPVQPRGSEIHVIRDTVVAKPGQEISPELASLLNKLGITPFIVSPKIVVGYEDGLVIPAEALVLDIEGARKMLREAASMGMALATEIVVPEASIVEAAIRKAIMRASALSTELGIVTPINAQLVIARAYARALALAQEIQKHVDLGLKIEIQAPQTQQAQIEAEKKEAKEEEREEKKEVTEEELEQGLSALFG, encoded by the coding sequence ATGAAGGGTAGGACTAGAAGGTTGTTTGAGAAAGCACTAGCAGAGGCTACGAGGGAGAAGCCGGCTAAGATTAGAAGGTCTATTGAGGATAAGAAATCCATCGCTGAGGAGATCAAGAAGATCCTATCTGAGTCTAAGAGTTTCGTAGTAGTATCAGCTACTGGGCTTCCTGGACAGCAGTTCCTCGAGATCAAGAAGAAGATCGAGGCCCAAGGGTTAATTGTGAAGATGATCAAGGGAAAGATATTTGTAAAGGCAGCCGAATCCCTAGGCCTCAAGGGTATTGAGAAGATAGCTCCCCTGGTCTCTACACCAAGCATCTTTATATTCTCAAAAACCCACAATGTGTTTGAACTAGGCGAGATTGTTAAGAACACCAAGGCGTATAGGAAGGCCAAGCCGGGGGATAAGGCTGATGCAGAGATAGTAATACCAGCAGGCCCGACAGGGATACCGCCAGGCCCGATGATAAGCGTATTCGGAAGGCTTAAGATCCCTGTTCAGCCCAGGGGGTCTGAGATCCATGTGATAAGAGATACGGTGGTTGCTAAACCGGGTCAGGAGATAAGCCCAGAGCTTGCATCGCTACTAAACAAGCTTGGTATAACACCATTTATAGTCTCGCCAAAGATCGTTGTGGGATACGAGGATGGCCTGGTAATACCTGCGGAGGCCTTGGTGCTAGATATAGAGGGTGCTAGAAAGATGCTAAGAGAAGCAGCATCCATGGGGATGGCACTAGCAACTGAGATAGTTGTGCCAGAAGCATCTATAGTCGAGGCAGCTATAAGAAAAGCGATTATGAGAGCATCAGCACTATCAACAGAGCTGGGTATAGTAACACCTATTAACGCCCAGCTTGTAATAGCTAGAGCATATGCAAGAGCCCTGGCACTGGCTCAGGAGATCCAGAAACACGTGGATCTAGGTTTAAAAATAGAGATCCAAGCACCTCAGACGCAGCAAGCACAGATAGAGGCTGAGAAGAAAGAGGCGAAAGAGGAGGAGAGGGAGGAGAAGAAAGAGGTTACCGAGGAGGAGCTTGAGCAAGGCCTCTCAGCACTCTTCGGATAA
- a CDS encoding CoA ester lyase, whose translation MLRRSMLFVPGNDERKIRKSVELGADSFIFDLEDSVPPGDKERARDLLSKLLQELNWRGREICVRINPIHTPDGILDLVYISRWDKVSCIMIPKAEGDLSFIYRATGRSIFPLIETAKGLTRIEDIARSEGITAITWGPADLALSVGGELSSYEGNIFIRSLVAITASTYGIDAIDKVYFKIEDLEGFRRDAIEAKKLGYVGKTVIHPSQIEIANEVFTPSKEEIEWARKVVEIFEEAAKKGKGAARMGDQMIDAVHYRIAKRILERIPQHVKR comes from the coding sequence ATGCTAAGGAGGAGCATGCTCTTCGTCCCTGGAAATGATGAGAGGAAGATCCGGAAGTCTGTTGAGCTAGGCGCAGACTCCTTCATATTCGATCTCGAAGATTCAGTGCCTCCTGGAGATAAGGAGAGGGCTAGAGATCTTCTTTCAAAGCTTCTCCAAGAGCTTAATTGGAGGGGTAGGGAGATCTGTGTGAGGATAAACCCTATACATACACCAGATGGGATCCTAGACCTCGTATATATCTCTAGATGGGATAAAGTATCATGCATAATGATCCCGAAGGCGGAGGGGGATCTTAGCTTCATATACAGAGCAACTGGGAGAAGCATCTTCCCACTTATAGAAACAGCTAAGGGTCTCACAAGGATCGAGGATATAGCTAGGTCGGAAGGCATAACTGCAATAACATGGGGCCCCGCAGATCTAGCCCTCAGCGTTGGGGGTGAGCTAAGCTCCTACGAGGGCAATATATTTATTAGAAGCCTAGTTGCGATCACAGCCTCTACATATGGCATAGACGCCATTGATAAGGTTTACTTCAAGATAGAAGATCTAGAGGGTTTTAGGAGAGATGCTATAGAGGCTAAGAAGCTAGGCTATGTAGGGAAAACAGTTATACATCCATCGCAGATCGAGATCGCTAATGAGGTCTTCACACCCTCGAAAGAAGAGATCGAATGGGCTAGAAAAGTGGTTGAGATCTTCGAAGAAGCGGCTAAGAAGGGGAAGGGGGCAGCTAGAATGGGTGATCAGATGATAGACGCTGTCCACTATAGAATAGCGAAGAGAATACTTGAAAGGATTCCACAGCATGTAAAGAGATAA
- a CDS encoding MaoC family dehydratase, producing MLGDYGSSVEEVLSGPYFEDLKPGLKYRNPIGRTITDVDNIWFSLLTNNVNPIHFDKGYVERSYPGEPFRGRLVVNGILTLGIAIGLTTHLSSRGFMLGIENVRFHKPVFAGDTIYAEAEVIEARESKSRPGFGIVRIKTRAYNQNNELVLECERVIMVPKRGYRWG from the coding sequence ATGCTAGGGGACTATGGCTCGAGCGTGGAGGAGGTTCTATCAGGCCCCTATTTCGAGGATCTAAAGCCCGGGCTTAAATATAGAAACCCCATTGGAAGAACTATTACCGATGTAGATAACATATGGTTCTCCCTTTTAACAAATAATGTGAATCCTATCCACTTCGATAAGGGCTATGTTGAGAGGAGCTATCCAGGGGAGCCGTTTAGAGGTAGGCTTGTTGTTAATGGTATTCTAACACTAGGTATTGCTATAGGGCTTACAACCCATCTATCTTCCAGAGGGTTTATGCTTGGGATCGAGAATGTTAGGTTCCACAAGCCTGTCTTCGCTGGAGACACGATCTATGCAGAGGCCGAGGTGATCGAGGCTAGAGAGTCTAAGAGCAGGCCTGGCTTCGGCATTGTAAGGATCAAGACAAGGGCTTATAACCAGAATAACGAGCTTGTGCTCGAGTGTGAGAGGGTTATAATGGTTCCTAAAAGGGGATATAGATGGGGATAG
- a CDS encoding helix-turn-helix domain-containing protein, translating to MGFRSYLVYMEVDHGGCWTELTRSRDIYARNLRKDLSYTPDSYKATSIFIGEDIGVFINDFRSYKKMLRMRVNSYSRGYAILDYEIVKRDTIAEMLGRSPNIIVLGFDILDGVERWRLLVTRSNRDAVGSIREEVGRMGNILKFQVMEPDLEKIVEQYPMLSKYEVEALAYAYAMGYIDYPRRARARDIARILGISPATFLYHLRRAEKKLVASYLKKNHLRYPYTSRSNGIDISGES from the coding sequence ATGGGCTTTAGAAGCTATCTAGTCTATATGGAGGTGGATCATGGTGGGTGCTGGACAGAGCTGACTAGGTCTAGAGATATATATGCTAGGAACCTCAGAAAAGATCTTAGCTATACGCCAGATTCTTATAAAGCCACATCTATCTTCATCGGAGAGGATATTGGGGTTTTCATCAACGACTTCAGATCTTATAAGAAGATGTTGAGGATGAGGGTTAATAGCTATTCAAGGGGCTATGCTATATTAGATTATGAGATTGTTAAGAGAGATACGATAGCTGAGATGCTTGGGAGAAGCCCGAATATAATAGTGCTTGGCTTCGACATACTAGATGGTGTTGAGAGGTGGAGGCTTCTCGTTACAAGATCTAATAGAGATGCTGTTGGATCTATTAGGGAGGAGGTGGGGAGAATGGGCAACATACTTAAGTTCCAGGTTATGGAGCCCGATCTTGAGAAGATAGTTGAGCAGTATCCAATGCTATCTAAATATGAGGTGGAGGCCCTCGCATATGCATATGCCATGGGATATATAGACTATCCCAGGAGGGCTAGGGCTAGAGATATAGCGAGGATCCTTGGGATAAGCCCTGCAACATTCCTCTACCATCTGAGGAGGGCTGAGAAGAAGCTTGTTGCAAGCTATCTTAAAAAGAATCATTTGAGATACCCATATACTTCGAGATCCAATGGTATAGATATCAGTGGCGAATCCTAG
- a CDS encoding branched-chain amino acid ABC transporter permease: protein MTLRLSIPSSIPLLRILRISLPGFSAILALSLIGFIAPAGVMATIRNTMLYINLSIPWVIIFSLGYPSFASAAFFGVGAYITTYSLLYGLNPAMGVALSAIISIGLALAIGYITLRLAGLFFFFATLAILEAIRQVMNYTEINLTGHIGKIVPIVISDHLSIALLAMLGMVNIAIYSYLMATKHRIVISSIRWDKILAISHGINPYRYSTYIFALTSTMQAICGGISAFYLLYINPDSVFNPFISLLTLVIGLLGGYLNILGPIISSIAIIFLYEYTSRIAEYLNITIIGGIVVAVTLYLRTNISEVLERYIGRKSLASSTH from the coding sequence GTGACCCTACGCCTATCTATTCCAAGCTCGATACCTCTCCTAAGGATCCTGAGGATCTCTCTCCCAGGCTTTTCAGCAATTCTAGCACTCTCTCTTATCGGGTTTATAGCGCCTGCAGGTGTTATGGCTACTATTAGAAATACTATGCTATATATAAACCTCTCTATACCATGGGTTATCATCTTCTCCCTGGGATATCCGTCCTTCGCATCTGCAGCCTTCTTCGGCGTTGGCGCCTATATAACAACATACTCCCTTCTCTATGGTTTAAACCCTGCTATGGGTGTAGCCCTGTCAGCAATAATATCTATAGGCCTAGCACTAGCCATAGGCTATATAACCCTCAGGCTAGCAGGGCTATTCTTCTTCTTCGCAACCCTCGCAATCCTCGAGGCTATTAGGCAAGTGATGAACTATACCGAGATAAACCTAACCGGGCATATTGGGAAGATAGTGCCTATCGTTATCAGCGATCATCTCTCAATAGCTCTTCTCGCTATGCTAGGCATGGTAAATATAGCTATATATTCCTATTTAATGGCTACTAAGCATAGGATTGTGATTTCTAGCATAAGATGGGATAAGATCCTAGCTATAAGCCATGGGATCAACCCATATAGATACTCAACATATATATTTGCATTAACATCCACAATGCAAGCCATATGTGGGGGTATATCGGCATTCTACCTACTATATATAAACCCTGATAGTGTGTTCAACCCATTCATATCCCTCCTAACCCTTGTAATAGGGCTTTTAGGGGGGTATCTAAATATACTCGGACCAATAATATCCTCGATAGCAATAATATTCCTATATGAATATACATCGAGGATAGCGGAATATCTAAATATAACGATAATAGGGGGTATAGTAGTAGCTGTGACCCTCTATCTCAGAACGAATATTTCAGAGGTTCTAGAGAGATATATAGGCCGTAAATCTCTTGCTTCATCTACACACTAG
- a CDS encoding ATP-binding cassette domain-containing protein, producing the protein MSLRGKDIAIHIYGCPTTETIESFTITRGSSVALIGPNGSGKTSLLRYIAFGRAPYPVNLCRGTVNGIPIEMMENSGRGATRVSYIPSEKMVFPELTVEENIKIGMIAGGIPRTDRRSVLEEIYNMFPLLKSRRNQLAGTLSGGEQKILSIARALSTRAEILLVDEPSAGLSPKAIDMVYEIFRGLRSRGITLVIAEQSIWPLVRNIGVIDSVYIISDMKIVSSQRPEELLTSDIARKYFGLKR; encoded by the coding sequence ATGTCCCTGAGAGGGAAGGACATAGCGATACATATATATGGATGCCCAACCACAGAGACTATAGAGAGCTTCACAATAACAAGGGGGAGCTCCGTAGCGCTAATAGGTCCAAACGGCTCTGGAAAGACCTCGCTCCTCAGATACATAGCTTTCGGGAGAGCCCCATATCCGGTAAACCTCTGCAGAGGAACAGTTAATGGCATCCCCATAGAGATGATGGAGAATTCTGGGAGGGGTGCTACTAGGGTGAGCTATATTCCAAGCGAGAAGATGGTCTTTCCAGAGCTGACTGTTGAGGAGAATATAAAGATAGGCATGATCGCTGGAGGCATCCCCAGGACAGATAGAAGATCTGTGTTAGAGGAGATCTATAATATGTTTCCTCTCCTTAAGAGCAGGAGAAACCAGCTTGCGGGGACTCTGAGTGGTGGTGAGCAGAAGATCCTCTCGATAGCTAGGGCCCTTTCAACAAGGGCCGAGATCCTTCTTGTTGACGAGCCCTCAGCTGGTTTATCGCCAAAAGCTATAGATATGGTTTACGAGATCTTCAGAGGCCTTAGATCTAGAGGCATAACCCTCGTTATAGCCGAGCAGAGTATCTGGCCGCTGGTGAGGAACATAGGGGTTATAGATTCTGTTTATATAATAAGCGATATGAAGATCGTATCCAGTCAGAGACCTGAAGAGCTGTTGACAAGCGATATAGCGAGGAAGTATTTTGGGCTTAAGAGGTGA
- a CDS encoding ATP-binding cassette domain-containing protein: MGKAIAVRGVSKYFGGIRALENIDLEISSGEVVGLIGPNGSGKSTLLNILRGHIKPDKGYVEIAGVEIRRIGSERLARLGVASIYQFPRIIGDLTVVENVMLGVIGYQQDPWRAELLALEYLKEVGLERKAYVRASKLNRYEVRLMELARAIAMKPKILLVDELLSGLSEGEQRMVREILETYLAQSNATIVWVEHAIGSLVEDVERLVVLNAGSIIADGEPEKVIRDEKVIKAYLGA; the protein is encoded by the coding sequence TTGGGGAAAGCAATAGCTGTGAGAGGTGTTAGCAAGTACTTTGGCGGGATAAGGGCGCTTGAAAACATAGATCTAGAGATATCGAGTGGCGAGGTAGTTGGTTTAATAGGCCCCAACGGATCTGGCAAGTCAACACTTCTAAATATTCTGAGAGGCCATATAAAGCCTGATAAGGGCTATGTAGAGATCGCTGGTGTAGAGATCAGAAGGATAGGTTCTGAGAGGCTTGCTAGGCTGGGTGTTGCAAGCATATATCAGTTTCCAAGGATTATAGGGGATCTAACGGTTGTTGAGAATGTAATGCTAGGGGTTATAGGCTATCAGCAAGATCCCTGGAGGGCTGAGCTCCTCGCACTCGAGTATCTAAAAGAGGTTGGGCTTGAGAGGAAGGCCTATGTAAGGGCTTCTAAGCTGAATAGATACGAGGTCAGACTTATGGAGCTTGCAAGGGCAATTGCTATGAAGCCAAAGATACTCCTAGTCGACGAGCTCCTCTCAGGGCTTTCAGAGGGGGAGCAGAGGATGGTTAGAGAGATCCTTGAAACCTATCTAGCCCAGTCAAATGCAACCATAGTATGGGTTGAACATGCTATAGGCTCTCTAGTTGAGGATGTGGAGAGGCTGGTGGTTCTCAACGCAGGATCTATAATAGCTGATGGAGAGCCTGAGAAGGTGATAAGGGATGAGAAGGTTATAAAGGCATATCTAGGTGCATAA